The DNA segment GCCGATGGTGATCACGCCGGTACCGCCCACACCGCCCACCACGATGCCCCAGGCCGTCTCGGCCACGGGCAGCACCGGTTCGGGAATGGGGGGCAGTGCCGACAGATCGCCCTTCTTCTCCTTCTTGGGCTTTTTCAGCGTGCCGCCTTCGACGGTGACAAAGCTGGGGCAGAAGCCTTTGACGCAGGAGTAGTCCTTGTTGCAGGTGTTCTGGTTGATGCGGCGCTTGCGGCCGAAATCGGTCTCCACCGGCTCCACCGACAGGCAGTTGGACTGCACCGAGCAATCGCCACAGCCTTCGCACACCAGCTCGTTGATGACCACGGTCTTGTCGGGCGTGGCCAAGGTGCCGCGCTTGCGACGGCGGCGCTTTTCGGTGGCGCAGGTCTGGTCGTAGATGATGGCCGTGCAGCCGGGGATCTCGCGGAACTCGCGCTGGATGCGGTCCAGCTCGTCGCGGTGGAACACCTCGATGCCCGGCGGCAGGTCGTTCAGCAGCTCCAGGTGCTTGGCGCGCGCCGGGTTGGCGTCCACATGGTGGGTGCGGCCATGGTATTTGCTGGGGTCGTCCGTCACCACCACCAGCTTGACCACGCCTTCGGCACGCAGGCTGTGGGCGATCTGCGCCACGGAGTGGCCCTCCGGCCGCTCGCCCACGGTCTGGCCGCCGGTCATGGCGACCGCATCGTTGTAGAGCAGCTTGTAGGTGATATTGGCGCCCGAGGCGATGCTCTGGCGGATGGCCAGCAGACCGCTGTGGAAGTAGGTGCCGTCGCCCAGGTTGGCAAAGACATGCTTGTCCGTGGTGAACGGCGCCTGCCCCACCCAGGTCACACCTTCACCGCCCATCTGCGTGAAGGTGCTGGTGTTGCGGTCCGGCATCCAGGTGGTCATGTAGTGGCAGCCGATGCCGGCCACCGCGCGCGAGCCTTCGGGCACGCGGGTGCTGGTGTTGTGCGGGCAGCCGCTGCAGAACCAGGGCGTGCGGTCGGCCGTGCCGGCCGGAATCTCGGCCAGCGACCGTTCCCGGGCCGCAATCACCGCCAGGCGCTGCTCCATGCGTGCTTCGATGTCGGCCGGGACGCCCAGCTTCTTCAGGCGCTTGGCAATCGCCTGCGCGATGATGGCGGGCGTCAGGTCGGCCTTGGGGCGCAGCAGCCAGTTCTGGCTGGGGTTGGGCATGCTCCATTCGCCGCCGGAATTGTCGCCTTCCTGCTCGTCGAACTTGCCCAGCACGTTCGGGCGCACATCGTTGCGCCAGTTGTACAGCTCTTCCTTGAGCTGGTATTCGATGACCTGGCGCTTTTCCTCGACCACCAGGATTTCCTGCAGGCCCTGGGCGAAATCACGGGTGATCGACGCCTCCAGCGGCCAGACCACATTCACCTTGTGCACCCGGATGCCCAACTGGCGGCAGACCGCGTCGTCCAGGCCCAGGTCCACCAGGGCCTGGCGCATGTCGTTGTAGGCCTTGCCGCTGGCAATCAGGCCAAAGCGGTCGTTCTGCCCCTGCACCACGTTGTAGTTCAGCTTGTTGGCCCGCACATAGGCCAGCGCGGCGTACCACTTGTAGTCCATCAGGCGCGCTTCCTGCTCCAGCGGCGCATCGGGCCAGCGGATATGCAGCCCGCCCGGCGGCATGACAAAATCTTCGGGCAGCACGATGTTCACGCGGTCCGGATCGACCGAGATGCTGGCCGAGGACTCCACCACTTCCTGGATGGTCTTCAGCCCGGACCACAGGCCCGAAAACCGGCTCATCGCGAAGGCGTGCAGCCCCATGTCCAGGATGTCCTGCACATTGCTGGGAAAGAACACCGGCGTGCCGCAGGCCTTGAAAATATGGTCGCTCTGGTGGGCGGCGGTGGAGGACTTGCTGATGTGGTCATCGCCCGCAATAGCAATCACGCCGCCGTGTTTGGCGGTGCCCGCCATGTTGGCGTGCTTGAACACATCGGAGCAGCGGTCCACACCCGGGCCCTTGCCGTACCAGATGCCGAACACGCCGTCGAACTTCTTGGAGTCAGGGTACAGATCCAGCTGCTGCGTACCCCAGACGGCCGTGGCGGCCAGTTCCTCGTTCACGCCCGGCTGGAAGACGATGTGATTGGCCTGCAAATGCTTTTTGGCGGCCCACAGCGACTGGTCGTAGGTGCCCAGCGGGGAGCCCCGGTAGCCGCTGATGAAACCGGCCGTGTTCAGGCCGGCCTGGGCATCGCGCTGGCGCTGCAGCATGGGCAGGCGCACCAGCGCCTGCACCCCGCTCATGAAGGCACGTCCATGCTGCAGGTCGTACTTGTCATCCAGCGTGACGGTTTCCAGTGCGCGGCGCACGCTTTCGGGCAAGGG comes from the Comamonas terrigena NBRC 13299 genome and includes:
- a CDS encoding indolepyruvate ferredoxin oxidoreductase family protein, producing MNAPLPESVRRALETVTLDDKYDLQHGRAFMSGVQALVRLPMLQRQRDAQAGLNTAGFISGYRGSPLGTYDQSLWAAKKHLQANHIVFQPGVNEELAATAVWGTQQLDLYPDSKKFDGVFGIWYGKGPGVDRCSDVFKHANMAGTAKHGGVIAIAGDDHISKSSTAAHQSDHIFKACGTPVFFPSNVQDILDMGLHAFAMSRFSGLWSGLKTIQEVVESSASISVDPDRVNIVLPEDFVMPPGGLHIRWPDAPLEQEARLMDYKWYAALAYVRANKLNYNVVQGQNDRFGLIASGKAYNDMRQALVDLGLDDAVCRQLGIRVHKVNVVWPLEASITRDFAQGLQEILVVEEKRQVIEYQLKEELYNWRNDVRPNVLGKFDEQEGDNSGGEWSMPNPSQNWLLRPKADLTPAIIAQAIAKRLKKLGVPADIEARMEQRLAVIAARERSLAEIPAGTADRTPWFCSGCPHNTSTRVPEGSRAVAGIGCHYMTTWMPDRNTSTFTQMGGEGVTWVGQAPFTTDKHVFANLGDGTYFHSGLLAIRQSIASGANITYKLLYNDAVAMTGGQTVGERPEGHSVAQIAHSLRAEGVVKLVVVTDDPSKYHGRTHHVDANPARAKHLELLNDLPPGIEVFHRDELDRIQREFREIPGCTAIIYDQTCATEKRRRRKRGTLATPDKTVVINELVCEGCGDCSVQSNCLSVEPVETDFGRKRRINQNTCNKDYSCVKGFCPSFVTVEGGTLKKPKKEKKGDLSALPPIPEPVLPVAETAWGIVVGGVGGTGVITIGSLLGMAAHLEGKGVVTQDAGGLAQKGGATWSHIQIANRPDAIYTTKVDMAKADLVIGCDPIVAANKASLAVMQSGRTFVALNSHGTPTAAFVHNPDWQFPGGSCEAAIVGAVGAGLVGSFDAEQAAVQLLGDSIYTNPLMLGYAWQKGRVPLAHAALMRAMELNGVQVDNNKAAFEWGRRCAHNLAEVQALYQAAQVIRIVKKPSLQELVAKRVEFLGGYQNAAYAAEYQALVDRVHAAESALGKSTALSEAVARYLFKLMAYKDEYEVARLHTDPAFTARIADMFEGDYKLVHHLAPPLSAAKDAQGHLVKQSYQPWIRSAFGVLAKLKGLRGTALDPFGKTEERRTERALIAEYRASVDELLAGLTAEKLPLAVQIARIPEDIRGYGHVKERHLQAARPKWAQLMQQWRQA